From Acidovorax sp. FHTAMBA, one genomic window encodes:
- the leuC gene encoding 3-isopropylmalate dehydratase large subunit — translation MGRTLYDKIWDEHVVHTEEDGTSILYIDRHLVHEVTSPQAFEGLREAGRKVWRMSSIVATADHNTPTTGWENGYDGITDPISKEQITTLNDNMAQISPAAFFPFMHKRQGIVHVIGPENGATLPGMTVVCGDSHTSTHGAFGALAHGIGTSEVEHVMATQTLLAKKAKNMLVQVDGTLAKGVTPKDVVLAIIGKIGTAGGTGYTIEFAGSVFRAMSMEGRMTVCNMAIEGGARAGLVAVDDKTIEYVKGRPLSPTGVEWDQAVAYWKTLHSDPDAQFDTVVKLDASEIVPQVTWGTSPEMVLGVDARVPDPDKEKDANKRGAIERALTYMGLTPGKAINDITIDKVFIGSCTNSRIEDMREAAAVVKNLGRKVASNVKLAMVVPGSGLVKEQAEREGLDKIFVAAGFEWREPGCSMCLAMNADRLEPGERCASTSNRNFEGRQGAGGRTHLVSPAMAAAAAVHGHFVDIRQFA, via the coding sequence ATGGGACGCACGCTGTACGACAAGATCTGGGACGAGCATGTCGTCCACACCGAAGAGGACGGCACGTCCATCCTCTACATCGACCGGCATCTGGTGCACGAGGTGACCAGCCCCCAGGCGTTTGAAGGCCTGCGCGAGGCGGGCCGCAAGGTGTGGCGCATGAGCTCCATCGTGGCCACCGCCGACCACAATACGCCCACCACCGGCTGGGAAAACGGCTACGACGGCATCACCGACCCGATCAGCAAGGAACAGATCACCACGCTGAACGACAACATGGCGCAGATCTCGCCCGCCGCGTTCTTCCCCTTCATGCACAAGCGCCAGGGCATCGTGCACGTCATCGGCCCTGAAAACGGCGCCACGCTTCCGGGCATGACCGTGGTGTGCGGCGACTCGCACACATCCACCCACGGCGCTTTCGGAGCGCTGGCCCACGGCATCGGCACCTCCGAGGTCGAGCATGTGATGGCCACGCAGACGCTGCTGGCCAAGAAGGCCAAGAACATGCTGGTGCAGGTGGACGGCACGCTCGCCAAGGGCGTGACGCCCAAGGACGTGGTGCTGGCCATCATCGGCAAGATCGGCACCGCCGGCGGCACGGGCTACACCATCGAATTTGCAGGCTCCGTCTTCCGCGCGATGAGCATGGAAGGCCGCATGACCGTGTGCAACATGGCCATCGAAGGCGGCGCGCGCGCGGGCCTGGTGGCGGTGGACGACAAGACCATTGAATATGTCAAAGGCCGCCCCCTGTCGCCCACGGGCGTGGAATGGGACCAGGCCGTGGCGTACTGGAAGACGCTGCACTCCGACCCCGATGCCCAATTCGACACCGTGGTAAAGCTCGACGCCTCCGAGATCGTGCCGCAGGTCACCTGGGGCACCAGCCCCGAGATGGTGCTGGGCGTGGACGCCCGCGTGCCCGACCCCGACAAGGAAAAGGACGCCAACAAGCGCGGCGCCATCGAGCGCGCGTTGACCTACATGGGCCTCACGCCCGGCAAGGCGATCAACGACATCACCATCGACAAGGTGTTCATCGGCAGTTGCACCAACAGCCGCATCGAAGACATGCGCGAAGCCGCCGCTGTGGTGAAGAACCTGGGCCGCAAGGTGGCCAGCAACGTGAAGCTGGCCATGGTGGTGCCGGGCTCTGGCCTCGTCAAAGAACAGGCCGAGCGCGAAGGCCTCGATAAGATTTTTGTGGCTGCAGGTTTTGAGTGGCGCGAACCCGGCTGCAGCATGTGCCTGGCCATGAACGCCGACCGCCTGGAGCCGGGCGAGCGCTGCGCCTCTACCTCCAACCGCAACTTTGAGGGCCGCCAGGGCGCTGGTGGCCGCACCCATCTCGTCAGCCCCGCCATGGCAGCAGCCGCCGCCGTGCACGGTCATTTTGTGGACATTCGCCAATTCGCCTAA
- a CDS encoding LysR family transcriptional regulator, translating into MKSSERSFARRIDLTSLQLFVAVCELGSIGRAAEREFIAASAVSKRLSDLEAAVDTQLLYRHSRGVTLTPAGESLLHHARTVLFGLERMQGELSEYADGVRGHVRMHANISAIFQFLPEDLGAFAREHSQIKIDLQEHLSSDVLHAVQEGAADLGICNVGMASGGGALPLQSRPYRADNLVLVVPRAHALSALTAINFEEVLDWDIVGLHANSSISLAMRAAAAAAGRPLRQRIQVTGLDAMCRMIDNGLGVGLLPDRAFALMRGVGNLQAIALTDAWAHRELRVVARDFDALPVTARLLVEHLSPRPDPDTKIQSPT; encoded by the coding sequence ATGAAAAGCTCCGAGCGCAGCTTTGCGCGCCGCATCGACCTGACCTCGCTGCAACTGTTTGTAGCGGTGTGCGAGCTCGGCAGCATTGGGCGCGCGGCCGAGCGTGAGTTCATTGCCGCATCGGCCGTCAGCAAGCGCCTGTCTGACCTGGAAGCGGCCGTGGACACGCAGCTGCTGTACCGCCACAGCCGGGGCGTGACGCTCACCCCCGCGGGCGAGAGCCTGCTGCACCACGCGCGCACCGTGCTGTTTGGGCTGGAGCGCATGCAGGGCGAGCTCAGCGAATATGCCGACGGCGTGCGCGGCCATGTGCGCATGCACGCCAACATCTCGGCCATCTTTCAGTTTCTGCCCGAAGACCTGGGCGCCTTTGCGCGCGAACACAGCCAGATCAAGATCGACCTGCAGGAGCACCTCTCCAGCGACGTGCTGCATGCCGTGCAGGAAGGCGCGGCCGACCTGGGCATCTGCAACGTGGGCATGGCGAGCGGCGGGGGCGCCCTGCCGCTGCAAAGCCGCCCCTACCGCGCCGACAATCTGGTGCTTGTAGTGCCCCGGGCGCACGCCCTGTCTGCGCTGACAGCTATCAATTTTGAAGAAGTGCTGGACTGGGACATCGTGGGCCTGCACGCCAACAGCAGCATCAGCCTGGCCATGCGCGCCGCTGCTGCTGCCGCAGGGCGCCCGCTGCGCCAGCGCATCCAGGTCACGGGGCTCGATGCCATGTGCCGCATGATCGACAACGGCCTGGGCGTGGGCCTGCTGCCCGACCGGGCGTTTGCGCTGATGCGCGGCGTGGGCAACCTGCAGGCCATAGCGCTGACCGACGCCTGGGCCCACCGCGAGCTGCGTGTGGTGGCCCGCGACTTCGACGCCCTGCCCGTCACGGCGCGGCTGCTGGTGGAACACCTGTCACCACGGCCAGACCCCGACACTAAAATCCAATCACCCACCTGA
- a CDS encoding MBL fold metallo-hydrolase, producing the protein MDVNITFLGGSGTVTGSKYLVRYNGKSMLVDCGLFQGYKQLRLRNWQPLPVTPHQIDAVVLTHAHLDHSGYLPLLARDGYTRAIHCTPGTRDLCTILLPDSGHLQEEDAAFLNRHKLSSHSPALPLYTRLDALHCLKQFQIHPFHKAFEPLPGWRVTFSPAGHILGAASVLLEVGGRRILFSGDLGRPDDLLMNPPDAPPQADTVLIESTYGDREHPPEGLLDELGPALQRLAARGGIAVVPVFAVGRAQVVLHAIGLLKAQGAVPASLKVFLDSPMAVSTTGLFQHHMQEHRLSSREVHALEHGATMVQTTEQSKGLAKLHGPMVILSASGMATGGRVLHHLALHAGDHRNMIILTGHQAPGTRGARLADGEKTIRIHSQNVAVRAEVVRLSSASAHADGNQLIAWLRSMGHAPDQVYVVHGEMGAADMLRQRIEHELRWRAAVPEHGSTLAA; encoded by the coding sequence ATGGACGTCAACATCACCTTTCTGGGTGGCTCCGGCACCGTCACCGGCTCCAAATACCTGGTGCGCTACAACGGCAAGAGCATGCTGGTCGATTGCGGCCTGTTCCAGGGCTACAAGCAACTGCGCCTGCGCAACTGGCAGCCGCTGCCTGTCACGCCGCACCAGATCGACGCCGTGGTGCTCACCCACGCCCACCTGGACCACAGCGGCTACCTGCCTCTTCTGGCGCGTGACGGCTACACCCGCGCCATCCACTGCACGCCGGGCACGCGTGACCTCTGCACCATCCTGCTGCCCGACAGCGGGCACCTGCAAGAAGAAGACGCGGCCTTTCTCAATCGCCACAAGCTCAGCAGCCACAGCCCGGCCCTGCCGCTCTACACCCGGCTGGATGCGCTGCACTGCCTCAAACAGTTCCAGATTCACCCATTTCACAAGGCGTTCGAGCCCCTGCCCGGCTGGCGTGTGACCTTCTCGCCCGCTGGCCACATCCTGGGCGCCGCCAGCGTGCTGCTGGAGGTGGGCGGGCGGCGCATTCTGTTCTCGGGCGACCTGGGCCGGCCCGATGACCTGCTCATGAACCCTCCCGATGCGCCGCCCCAGGCCGACACGGTGCTCATCGAATCCACCTATGGCGACCGCGAGCACCCGCCCGAAGGCCTGCTCGACGAACTGGGCCCCGCCCTTCAGCGCCTGGCAGCGCGCGGCGGCATTGCCGTGGTACCGGTGTTCGCCGTGGGGCGCGCGCAGGTCGTGCTGCATGCCATCGGCCTGCTCAAGGCGCAGGGGGCGGTGCCCGCATCGCTCAAGGTGTTTCTGGACAGCCCCATGGCCGTCAGCACCACCGGCCTGTTCCAGCACCACATGCAGGAACACCGTTTGAGCAGCCGTGAAGTCCACGCCCTGGAGCACGGGGCCACCATGGTCCAGACCACCGAGCAATCCAAGGGCCTGGCCAAACTGCACGGCCCCATGGTCATTCTGTCGGCCAGCGGCATGGCCACCGGCGGCCGCGTGCTGCACCACCTGGCACTGCATGCGGGTGACCACCGCAACATGATCATCCTGACCGGCCACCAGGCGCCCGGCACACGCGGGGCGCGTCTGGCCGATGGAGAAAAGACCATCCGCATCCACAGCCAGAACGTGGCCGTGCGGGCCGAGGTGGTGCGGCTGTCGTCCGCATCCGCCCATGCCGACGGCAACCAGCTCATCGCCTGGCTGCGCAGCATGGGCCACGCGCCCGACCAGGTGTATGTGGTGCATGGCGAAATGGGTGCCGCCGACATGCTGCGCCAGCGGATCGAGCACGAACTGCGCTGGCGGGCCGCGGTGCCGGAACACGGCAGCACGCTGGCTGCGTAG
- the dnaJ gene encoding molecular chaperone DnaJ: protein MSKRDFYEILGVPKNASDEEIKKAYRKLAMKHHPDRNQGDAAKPAEEKFKEAKEAYEMLSDPQKRAAYDQYGHAGVDPNMRGPGGPGAEGFGGFAEAFGDIFGDMFGQQGGRRGAGGRQVYRGSDLSYAMEITLEEAARGKDAQIRIPSWESCDTCHGSGAKPGTSAKTCGTCQGAGTVQMRQGFFSVQQTCPHCRGTGKIIPEPCTTCHGQGKLKKQKTLEVKIPAGIDDGMRIRSTGNGEPGTNGGPPGDLYIEIRLKKHDIFERDGDDLHCQVPVSFITAALGGEIEVPTLQGKAAIDIPEGTQAGKQFRLRGKGIKGVRASYPGDLYCHIAVETPVKLTEHQRKLLRELEDSLKKGGARHSPSGESWTDRLKNFFS, encoded by the coding sequence ATGTCCAAACGAGACTTTTACGAAATCCTGGGCGTTCCCAAGAACGCCTCGGATGAAGAGATCAAGAAGGCTTATCGCAAGCTGGCGATGAAGCACCACCCTGACCGCAATCAGGGGGACGCGGCCAAGCCTGCCGAAGAGAAATTCAAGGAGGCCAAGGAGGCCTATGAGATGCTCTCCGACCCGCAAAAGCGGGCGGCGTACGACCAGTATGGCCACGCGGGCGTGGACCCCAACATGCGCGGCCCCGGGGGCCCGGGCGCAGAAGGTTTTGGCGGATTTGCCGAGGCTTTCGGCGACATCTTTGGCGACATGTTCGGCCAGCAAGGTGGGCGGCGCGGTGCAGGTGGGCGTCAGGTGTACCGGGGCAGCGACCTCAGCTACGCCATGGAGATCACCCTGGAGGAAGCCGCGCGCGGCAAGGATGCGCAGATCCGCATCCCCTCGTGGGAGAGCTGCGACACCTGCCACGGCAGCGGCGCCAAACCCGGCACCAGCGCCAAGACCTGCGGCACCTGCCAGGGTGCAGGCACGGTGCAGATGCGCCAGGGCTTCTTCAGCGTGCAGCAGACCTGCCCGCACTGCCGGGGCACGGGCAAGATCATTCCCGAGCCCTGCACCACCTGCCATGGCCAGGGCAAGCTCAAGAAGCAAAAGACGCTGGAAGTGAAGATCCCTGCGGGCATCGACGACGGCATGCGCATCCGCTCCACCGGCAACGGCGAGCCGGGCACGAATGGCGGCCCACCGGGCGACCTGTACATCGAGATCCGCCTGAAGAAGCACGACATCTTCGAGCGCGACGGTGACGACCTGCACTGCCAGGTGCCGGTGAGCTTCATCACAGCGGCGCTGGGCGGCGAGATCGAAGTGCCCACGCTGCAAGGCAAGGCCGCCATCGACATCCCCGAAGGCACCCAGGCCGGCAAGCAGTTCCGCCTGCGCGGCAAAGGCATCAAGGGCGTGCGCGCCAGCTACCCGGGCGACCTGTACTGCCACATTGCAGTCGAGACACCCGTGAAGCTGACCGAGCACCAGCGCAAACTGCTGCGCGAGCTCGAAGATTCCCTCAAGAAGGGCGGCGCGCGCCATTCACCCAGCGGCGAGAGCTGGACGGACCGGCTGAAGAATTTCTTCAGCTGA
- the dnaK gene encoding molecular chaperone DnaK — MGKIIGIDLGTTNSCVSIMEGNTTRVIENSEGARTTPSIVAYQEDGEILVGASAKRQAVTNPKNTLYAVKRLIGRKFTEKEVQKDIDLMPYKIVAADNGDAWIEVRGNKLSAQQVSADILRKMKKTAEDYLGEPVTEAVITVPAYFNDAQRQATKDAGRIAGLDVKRIINEPTAAALAFGLDKQEKGDRKIAVYDLGGGTFDVSIIEIADVDGEKQFEVLSTNGDTFLGGEDFDQRIIDYIIDEFKKESGVNLKNDVLALQRLKEAAEKAKIELSNSASTDINLPYVTADASGPKHLNIKLTRSKLEALVEELIERTIAPCRMAIKDAGVSVSDIHDVILVGGMTRMPKVQEKVKEFFGKDPRKDVNPDEAVAVGAAIQGQVLSGDRKDVLLLDVTPLSLGIETLGGVMTKMIQKNTTIPTKFAQTYSTADDNQPAVTIKVYQGEREMASGNKLLGEFNLEGIPPAARGVPQIEVSFDIDANGILHVGAKDKGTGKENKITIKANSGLSEEEIQQMVKDAELNAADDKKKLELVQARNQGEAAVHSVNKSLAEHGDKLDAGEKDAITAAVKALEDVLKGEDKAAIDEKTTALMAASQKLGEKMYADSQAAQAAQAAGAADAGASASASSAKPADDDNVVDAEVKEVKKG; from the coding sequence ATGGGAAAAATCATCGGCATTGACCTGGGTACGACCAACAGCTGCGTCTCCATCATGGAGGGCAACACGACCCGCGTGATTGAAAACAGCGAAGGCGCGCGCACCACGCCCTCCATCGTGGCCTACCAGGAAGACGGCGAGATCCTCGTCGGTGCCTCGGCCAAGCGCCAGGCCGTGACCAATCCCAAGAACACGCTGTACGCCGTCAAGCGCCTGATCGGCCGCAAGTTCACCGAAAAAGAAGTGCAAAAGGACATCGACCTGATGCCCTACAAGATCGTGGCCGCCGACAACGGCGACGCCTGGATCGAAGTGCGCGGCAACAAGCTGTCGGCCCAACAGGTGTCTGCCGACATCCTGCGCAAGATGAAGAAGACCGCCGAAGACTACCTGGGCGAGCCCGTGACGGAAGCCGTCATCACCGTGCCCGCGTACTTCAACGACGCACAGCGCCAGGCCACCAAGGACGCCGGCCGCATTGCGGGCCTGGACGTCAAGCGCATCATCAACGAACCCACCGCAGCGGCCCTGGCCTTTGGCCTGGACAAGCAGGAAAAGGGCGACCGCAAGATCGCCGTATATGACCTGGGCGGCGGCACGTTCGACGTGTCGATCATCGAAATCGCCGACGTGGACGGCGAAAAGCAGTTTGAAGTGCTGTCCACCAACGGCGATACGTTCCTGGGCGGCGAAGACTTCGACCAGCGCATCATCGACTACATCATTGACGAGTTCAAGAAGGAATCGGGCGTCAACCTCAAGAACGACGTTCTGGCACTGCAGCGCCTGAAGGAAGCGGCCGAAAAGGCCAAGATCGAACTGTCGAACTCGGCCTCGACCGACATCAACCTGCCTTACGTCACGGCCGATGCATCGGGCCCCAAGCACCTGAACATCAAGCTCACGCGTTCCAAGCTCGAAGCCCTGGTGGAAGAACTGATTGAACGCACCATCGCTCCTTGCCGCATGGCCATCAAGGACGCTGGCGTGTCGGTGTCCGACATCCATGACGTGATCCTGGTGGGCGGCATGACCCGCATGCCCAAGGTGCAGGAGAAGGTCAAGGAATTCTTCGGCAAGGACCCCCGCAAGGATGTGAACCCCGATGAAGCCGTGGCCGTGGGCGCCGCCATTCAGGGCCAGGTGCTGTCGGGTGACCGCAAGGACGTGCTGCTGCTGGACGTGACTCCGCTGTCGCTGGGCATTGAAACCCTGGGTGGCGTGATGACCAAGATGATCCAGAAGAACACGACCATCCCGACCAAGTTCGCACAAACCTACTCGACGGCCGATGACAACCAGCCTGCCGTGACCATCAAGGTCTACCAGGGCGAACGTGAAATGGCGTCGGGCAACAAGCTCCTGGGCGAGTTCAATCTCGAGGGCATCCCACCTGCAGCGCGCGGCGTGCCACAGATCGAAGTGTCGTTCGACATCGACGCCAACGGCATCCTGCACGTAGGCGCCAAGGACAAGGGCACGGGCAAGGAAAACAAGATCACCATCAAGGCCAACTCGGGCCTGTCGGAAGAAGAGATTCAGCAGATGGTGAAGGACGCCGAGCTCAACGCCGCCGACGACAAGAAGAAGCTTGAGCTGGTGCAGGCCCGCAACCAGGGCGAAGCCGCCGTGCACAGCGTGAACAAGAGCCTGGCCGAACACGGCGACAAGCTCGACGCGGGCGAAAAAGACGCGATCACCGCTGCCGTGAAGGCGCTGGAAGACGTTCTGAAAGGCGAAGACAAGGCCGCGATTGACGAGAAGACGACCGCGCTGATGGCTGCCAGCCAGAAGCTGGGCGAGAAGATGTATGCAGACTCCCAGGCAGCGCAAGCGGCCCAGGCTGCTGGTGCTGCCGACGCAGGCGCCTCGGCGTCCGCGTCTTCGGCCAAGCCTGCTGACGACGACAACGTCGTCGACGCCGAAGTCAAGGAAGTCAAGAAGGGCTGA
- the grpE gene encoding nucleotide exchange factor GrpE gives MSDNSQTTASQNNPAPEEVEAAMAAHTSDELARLQGELAELKAKSADLADQFLRAKAEAENARRRAEDEVSKARKFGIESFAESMLPVCDSLDAALAIKEATAQQLREGSDATLRQLTSALERNKVLAINPEAGAKFDPHQHQAISVVPAEQEANTVVAVLQKGYVIADRVLRPALVTVAAPK, from the coding sequence ATGTCAGATAACAGCCAAACCACCGCGTCCCAGAACAACCCTGCCCCCGAAGAAGTCGAGGCCGCCATGGCTGCCCACACATCCGATGAGCTGGCGCGTCTGCAGGGCGAGCTGGCCGAGCTCAAGGCCAAAAGCGCCGATCTGGCCGACCAGTTCCTGCGCGCCAAGGCGGAGGCCGAAAACGCCCGCCGCCGTGCAGAGGACGAAGTCTCCAAGGCACGCAAGTTCGGTATCGAAAGCTTTGCAGAGAGCATGCTGCCGGTCTGCGACAGCCTGGATGCAGCCCTGGCCATCAAGGAGGCCACCGCCCAGCAATTGCGCGAGGGTTCGGACGCCACTTTGCGGCAGCTGACATCGGCTCTGGAGCGCAATAAGGTGCTGGCCATCAATCCAGAGGCCGGAGCCAAGTTCGACCCCCACCAGCACCAGGCCATCAGCGTGGTGCCCGCCGAGCAGGAAGCCAACACCGTCGTGGCCGTGCTGCAAAAGGGTTATGTGATTGCTGACCGCGTGCTGCGCCCGGCACTGGTGACCGTCGCGGCTCCCAAGTAA
- the rpsF gene encoding 30S ribosomal protein S6 → MRHYEIILLIHPDQSEQVPAMLERYKGMITAGGGKVHRVEDWGRRQLAYLINKLAKAHYLCVNIEADQAVMAELEHAFKFNDAVLRHLTVQKKKADTGPSSMMKTVEREEARKASQAEYAAAGGERGERQDRGERAER, encoded by the coding sequence ATGCGTCATTACGAAATCATTTTGTTGATCCATCCGGATCAAAGCGAACAAGTTCCAGCCATGCTGGAGCGCTACAAGGGCATGATCACCGCTGGCGGTGGCAAGGTGCACCGTGTGGAAGACTGGGGCCGTCGTCAACTGGCGTACCTGATCAACAAGCTGGCCAAGGCCCACTACCTGTGCGTGAACATCGAAGCCGACCAGGCCGTGATGGCTGAACTGGAGCACGCCTTCAAGTTCAACGACGCCGTGCTGCGCCACCTCACCGTTCAAAAGAAGAAGGCCGATACGGGTCCATCTTCCATGATGAAGACCGTTGAGCGCGAAGAAGCCCGCAAGGCCAGCCAGGCTGAATACGCAGCTGCCGGCGGTGAGCGCGGCGAACGCCAGGACCGTGGCGAGCGCGCCGAGCGCTGA